From uncultured Bacteroides sp., a single genomic window includes:
- a CDS encoding ATP-binding protein translates to MTIQKFRFSEGDLLVAEVQPSELPPVRYKGKIWVRIGPRKAIANEAEEKILIEKRVTSASTFDALPCLGATIDDLDTAIFKMYYLPKAINEDVLLEDRRSVKEQLISLGFFDYRYDVPTNAGIILFGKSPERFLPGAYTQYVHFKGKSRSGEILSEYKFTGNLCTVLAKMDTFIEATIVGRRPVPVSALREEIIYSYPYWATRELLMNAVMHRDYESNEPVQFYEYDDRIELLNSGGLYGKARPENFPGVNDYRNPLIAEAMKVLGFVNRFSRGIMRVKDELKENGNGEPEFDLSLVTAFKVTEYISKKEREIRFNPKKDDHIRLPNGVIKQENGAINSDNGVINQENSAISPENGGIKSTEAQIIYRIQLSPGLNGIEIAERIGKAYRTVQRYLSALIETDIIEYRGSRKTGGYYLKERK, encoded by the coding sequence TTGACTATTCAGAAATTCAGATTTTCAGAAGGTGATTTATTAGTCGCTGAAGTACAACCATCTGAACTGCCACCTGTTCGTTACAAAGGAAAGATATGGGTAAGGATTGGACCACGTAAGGCAATAGCCAATGAGGCAGAAGAGAAAATCTTGATTGAGAAAAGAGTGACTTCTGCATCCACCTTTGATGCATTACCTTGCCTGGGAGCTACAATAGACGATTTGGATACAGCTATCTTTAAAATGTACTATCTTCCTAAAGCAATTAATGAGGATGTTTTGTTAGAAGACAGAAGAAGCGTAAAAGAACAATTAATTTCGCTCGGGTTCTTTGATTACCGCTATGATGTTCCAACTAATGCAGGGATAATTCTTTTTGGAAAAAGTCCCGAACGTTTTCTACCGGGAGCTTATACACAATATGTCCATTTTAAAGGGAAAAGCAGATCTGGAGAGATTCTTTCGGAATACAAATTCACCGGAAACCTTTGCACGGTTCTTGCCAAAATGGATACTTTTATAGAAGCTACTATAGTTGGGCGCCGGCCAGTTCCGGTTAGCGCATTGCGAGAAGAGATAATTTATAGTTATCCTTACTGGGCTACACGTGAATTATTGATGAATGCAGTGATGCATCGTGACTACGAATCTAATGAGCCAGTTCAGTTTTATGAATATGATGACCGAATTGAACTTTTAAATTCGGGAGGCCTTTATGGGAAAGCCCGACCGGAGAATTTTCCCGGAGTAAATGATTATAGAAACCCTTTGATAGCGGAAGCTATGAAAGTACTTGGTTTTGTGAATCGTTTCAGCAGGGGGATAATGAGGGTAAAAGATGAATTGAAGGAAAATGGTAATGGTGAACCGGAATTTGATCTTAGCCTTGTAACTGCATTTAAAGTAACTGAATATATATCAAAAAAAGAAAGAGAAATTCGTTTCAATCCTAAAAAGGATGATCATATAAGGCTTCCTAATGGCGTGATAAAACAAGAAAATGGCGCGATAAATTCTGATAATGGCGTGATAAATCAAGAAAACAGTGCAATAAGTCCAGAAAATGGCGGTATAAAATCTACCGAAGCACAAATTATCTATCGTATACAATTGTCACCAGGACTTAATGGAATAGAAATTGCAGAAAGAATAGGAAAAGCATATAGAACTGTACAAAGATACTTAAGTGCATTAATTGAAACGGATATTATAGAGTATCGCGGCTCAAGAAAAACAGGCGGGTATTATTTAAAGGAGAGGAAATAG
- a CDS encoding DEAD/DEAH box helicase, which produces MKTLEYQIEFYNQLLDTEKNIVKAFAVKGTFNHPSDITNILMLRIKLTQKKVKEVIDKSVSAGILIISNDNYYYSTPKYKVFVPFMVYVYPQLEGFESEWLLNKGKFERFFYFNESDVFVLVKNFLYELLYEKNVSVEVQNQLLNHSQILDELDITVYPEYLKNIKKLSPELINRIYIFKMNNLITELSPVDQLIKMKDTFEFYLGENFGLLSLEDNIDFYKGDFGNIIKRGTSNQLLVVEAISNLTTGNPDNAIKLFDQQLKLLRKEYKGIQIFPTFVHNYFYFVTLLCIDSNECVTRAQKILNTYDKVSYSESNNYFKVILYNILNKKAEKELEKEFIYAYILNTSDMVSLFLISMLYLAELAPPANATEYIIQLIQKGYDSENYLFTYEAAYVADKWFGTSETAQLYQKVAARMSYPPVCSLINRQEEWEKNLNLLFNSIGGLKSSNVTAKSSENNTRVIYLFSPQYMEVKPILQTRNAKGEWSKGRNIAMKTFYEGRTQGMTEQDVRISKTIRHYKGGYYDPDLYDFSSKVIVELIGHPFIFLDGANEIPVEFVAAQPEISVSPKNNRYSLKSNISDLTSGIFVIKETNTRYNVYNLSTSQMNMLKILAQQNITIPESGKDKLIQLLGEMCKYATVHSDILGSTAVSNLNVKMVQPDNRIRVQLLPFGDGLKAELFVKPFGEFPPYCKPGVGGKVLITNQNDEQLQVKRDLETEQKYSNLLLNDIQQLESVNMNEELIVFDEPLDSLNLLDVLAAHKDECVIEWPEGERFKISSIASFSNLNLQIKSKNNWFELEGELKVNEDTVISIQQLMTLKSHGRFVELKDGEFIALSNELKKRLEELYTFSVNGKNGLQINKFASIALGNTLDNVDNLKADKAWKSFRNQIKSQYESEANIPSNLQAELRPYQEEGFRWLSRLSQWNAGACLADDMGLGKTVQTLAILLHRASKGAAMVVCPVSVIGNWISEAQRFAPTLNVKVLGNNDRQQILNDLGPGDVLVTSYGLLQSEVKLFVEKKFATVVLDEAHVIKNYATKTSKATMQLKADFRLALTGTPLQNHQGEIWNLFNFIVPGLLGNLNHFTDTFIKPDNDHARRLLKKLITPFILRRTKATVLDELPPKTEIIKKVQLSDAEIAFYEALRRQAIINLESDEDNQGGKHIQALAEITRLRQACCNPLLVDANIDIESSKLTTFLEIADELIENNHRALVFSQFVSHLNIVRQALDKKGITYQYLDGSTPIPQRERSVKNFQNGEGELFLISLKAGGLGLNLTSADFVIHLDPWWNPAIEDQASDRAYRIGQNRPVTVYRLVAENTIEEKIIKLHNTKRDLAESLLEGSDQSAKLSFNELVSLIRESF; this is translated from the coding sequence ATAAATCGGTGTCGGCGGGAATTTTAATTATATCGAATGATAATTACTATTACAGTACTCCCAAATACAAAGTCTTCGTTCCTTTTATGGTTTATGTGTACCCCCAATTGGAAGGGTTCGAAAGTGAATGGTTGTTGAACAAAGGTAAATTCGAACGATTCTTTTATTTTAATGAATCGGACGTTTTTGTTCTGGTTAAAAACTTTCTATATGAATTACTCTATGAGAAAAATGTGTCGGTAGAGGTGCAGAATCAGTTGTTGAATCATTCTCAAATACTAGATGAACTAGATATTACAGTTTATCCGGAGTATTTGAAAAATATAAAAAAACTCTCTCCTGAACTGATTAATAGAATTTATATATTTAAAATGAACAACTTAATTACTGAGCTATCGCCTGTAGATCAGTTGATTAAAATGAAGGATACATTTGAATTTTATCTAGGGGAAAACTTCGGATTATTATCTCTCGAAGATAACATAGACTTCTACAAAGGAGATTTTGGGAATATTATCAAACGAGGAACCAGTAACCAGCTATTAGTGGTGGAAGCGATAAGTAATCTGACAACAGGTAATCCGGATAACGCAATTAAATTATTCGATCAACAGCTGAAACTACTACGAAAAGAATATAAAGGAATACAGATATTTCCAACGTTTGTTCATAATTATTTTTACTTTGTAACTTTACTTTGTATAGATTCTAATGAGTGTGTAACACGAGCGCAGAAGATATTAAATACCTATGATAAGGTATCTTATTCAGAATCTAATAATTATTTCAAAGTAATATTATATAATATTTTAAATAAAAAGGCGGAAAAAGAATTAGAAAAAGAGTTTATATATGCCTATATACTGAATACCTCGGATATGGTTTCGCTTTTTCTAATTTCAATGCTATATCTGGCCGAATTGGCTCCACCGGCAAATGCTACAGAATATATCATACAACTGATACAAAAAGGATATGATTCTGAAAATTATTTATTTACCTATGAGGCCGCTTACGTGGCCGACAAATGGTTTGGAACTTCCGAAACTGCTCAACTTTACCAAAAGGTAGCTGCTCGTATGAGTTATCCACCTGTTTGCTCATTAATTAACAGGCAAGAAGAGTGGGAAAAAAACTTGAACCTGCTCTTTAACAGTATAGGAGGATTAAAATCATCGAACGTTACTGCAAAATCATCTGAAAACAACACCCGCGTTATCTATCTTTTTAGCCCTCAGTATATGGAAGTAAAGCCTATACTGCAAACCCGTAATGCCAAAGGCGAATGGAGCAAAGGTAGAAATATTGCTATGAAAACATTTTATGAAGGTAGAACACAGGGAATGACCGAGCAGGATGTGAGAATATCCAAAACCATCAGACATTACAAAGGTGGGTATTATGATCCGGACTTGTATGACTTTTCGTCTAAAGTGATAGTTGAACTTATTGGTCATCCTTTTATTTTTCTGGATGGAGCCAATGAAATACCAGTAGAATTCGTTGCGGCGCAGCCTGAAATAAGTGTTAGCCCAAAGAATAACCGCTACAGCCTGAAGTCGAATATCAGTGATCTTACGTCTGGAATCTTTGTTATAAAAGAAACTAATACTCGTTACAACGTTTATAATCTGAGTACTAGTCAAATGAATATGCTAAAGATACTTGCTCAGCAAAATATTACTATTCCCGAATCTGGAAAGGACAAACTGATACAATTGTTGGGTGAGATGTGCAAGTATGCTACTGTACATTCTGATATTTTGGGATCTACTGCAGTTTCTAACCTGAATGTAAAAATGGTTCAGCCAGACAATCGTATCCGGGTACAATTGTTACCTTTTGGTGACGGTTTAAAAGCAGAATTGTTTGTCAAACCTTTCGGCGAATTTCCACCTTATTGTAAGCCTGGGGTTGGAGGTAAGGTTCTTATAACCAATCAAAATGATGAGCAACTACAGGTTAAACGCGATTTGGAAACCGAACAGAAATATTCCAATTTGTTATTGAATGATATTCAGCAGCTCGAAAGCGTTAATATGAACGAAGAACTTATCGTCTTCGATGAACCACTGGATTCGCTTAATCTGCTTGATGTGTTGGCTGCCCATAAAGATGAATGTGTAATAGAATGGCCCGAAGGTGAACGCTTTAAGATTTCTTCAATAGCAAGCTTTTCTAATCTTAATCTGCAGATAAAATCAAAAAACAACTGGTTCGAGTTAGAAGGCGAACTGAAGGTTAATGAAGATACGGTTATTTCCATTCAGCAATTGATGACATTGAAAAGCCACGGTCGCTTCGTAGAATTGAAAGACGGTGAATTTATAGCTCTTTCTAATGAATTGAAAAAACGATTGGAAGAACTCTATACTTTTTCTGTTAATGGAAAAAATGGTCTTCAAATCAATAAATTCGCTTCTATAGCTTTAGGCAATACACTTGATAATGTAGATAACCTCAAGGCCGATAAAGCGTGGAAATCTTTCAGAAATCAAATTAAGTCACAATATGAATCAGAGGCCAATATACCTTCAAATTTGCAGGCTGAATTGCGCCCTTATCAAGAAGAGGGATTCCGCTGGTTGTCTCGTTTGTCCCAATGGAATGCCGGTGCCTGTCTGGCCGACGATATGGGTTTAGGTAAAACCGTACAAACGCTGGCTATACTTCTTCATCGTGCCTCGAAAGGAGCTGCAATGGTTGTATGTCCGGTTTCAGTCATTGGCAACTGGATATCCGAGGCTCAACGTTTTGCGCCTACACTTAATGTAAAAGTATTAGGAAATAACGACCGCCAACAAATATTAAATGATTTGGGTCCGGGCGATGTTCTCGTTACTTCTTACGGACTATTACAGTCGGAGGTAAAACTCTTCGTTGAAAAGAAATTTGCCACTGTGGTGCTTGATGAGGCACATGTGATAAAAAACTATGCCACAAAAACCTCTAAAGCCACTATGCAACTTAAAGCTGATTTCCGGTTAGCACTTACCGGTACACCGTTGCAGAATCATCAGGGCGAGATCTGGAATCTTTTCAACTTTATAGTTCCCGGATTGCTCGGTAATCTGAATCATTTTACTGATACCTTTATTAAACCCGACAATGATCATGCCCGAAGATTACTCAAAAAACTTATCACACCGTTTATTCTACGTCGTACCAAAGCTACGGTGCTTGATGAGCTTCCTCCAAAAACCGAAATCATCAAGAAAGTGCAATTGTCGGATGCAGAAATAGCCTTTTATGAAGCGTTACGGAGACAAGCTATTATCAATCTGGAATCGGACGAAGACAATCAGGGAGGGAAACATATACAAGCATTGGCCGAAATAACCCGACTGCGACAAGCATGCTGTAACCCATTGCTGGTAGATGCTAATATTGATATCGAATCATCCAAGCTTACTACTTTTCTGGAAATTGCTGACGAACTAATTGAAAATAATCATCGTGCTCTCGTGTTCAGCCAGTTTGTGTCGCATTTGAATATTGTTAGGCAGGCTTTGGATAAGAAAGGCATCACTTACCAGTATCTGGATGGTTCCACCCCGATACCCCAGCGTGAACGAAGTGTGAAAAATTTCCAAAACGGTGAAGGCGAACTGTTCCTGATCAGCCTGAAAGCCGGAGGATTGGGGCTAAACCTTACTTCTGCCGACTTTGTTATCCACCTCGACCCATGGTGGAATCCCGCCATTGAAGATCAGGCATCAGATAGGGCATACCGTATTGGGCAGAATAGGCCGGTAACTGTTTATCGTCTTGTGGCAGAAAATACGATTGAAGAGAAAATAATTAAATTGCATAATACTAAACGAGATCTGGCCGAATCATTACTCGAAGGCAGCGACCAATCAGCCAAACTGTCGTTTAACGAGCTTGTATCACTCATTCGTGAAAGTTTTTAA
- a CDS encoding caspase family protein: protein MRRIIFLLAIGISLVAYPQNKHQNKSVAVVNPKVIQNQLKTKYSLVEYHTDCGGWYLIGQQVGTSNQYGFCDKTGRKIAFGASEYKIHKGFIELCMVDTEIKEEFKKELKEYQIYQQKYNEYSNKVNTISEPKRLKAEEEEKKTNPYFTNLFDTKYEKEAKLELLKRGIEEPIKPSGSGRFNISWSDPEKYSKEEWEKWKQYTYIQPQPFEKIDFNAIANSDNLCNVQKNGLYGVADASLRLIIPCQYNEEVISTTADNYVITKIHGKYGLISKSGNILLNNEYSSIDKEGEFLKVTKDGKYGLCDASTGKEILPCLFQDVTFALKGEQNFTHFAQSYVEKSINEWQKKGEFEKTELWQQRVNENTRKQKILELTKSAQSAYISLYASKLDDELILDKYDPDHETYLIKSKIGGRMLVPVPMAQAPTFKDKFASCTKTPRYFIQNDHIGIAQYDFKLSNAEVYKFSNQASLNYSVAQVEYNFDPISITTSNLNNGQSEQKQTISTIELSAGKSDVDVNIPFSSSKNEKTFAIIFSNENYQNEQKVDFANNDGRVFREYCLKTLGLPADNVHFRPDATFNNFRTELNWIKQVSEAYHNDANIIIYYAGHGVPDEASKEAYLLPVDGVSSDVSTGYSLNELYKFFGQIHAKNVYCFLDACFSGAKRDGGMLAANRGVSIKPKTDIPQGNMVVFSASTNQETAYPYKQKGHGLFTYFLLKKLQDTKGAVTLGDLSNYVTTNVSQQSIVINRKSQTPTVIPSVTVSDGWKGMMLK, encoded by the coding sequence ATGAGAAGAATTATTTTTTTATTAGCCATTGGGATATCTCTCGTGGCATATCCCCAGAATAAGCACCAGAATAAGTCGGTTGCTGTTGTCAATCCGAAAGTAATTCAAAATCAACTGAAAACAAAGTATTCATTGGTAGAATACCACACTGATTGTGGCGGCTGGTATCTGATAGGACAACAAGTGGGAACTTCGAACCAATATGGGTTCTGTGATAAAACAGGACGAAAAATAGCATTTGGCGCCTCTGAATATAAGATTCATAAAGGATTTATTGAACTCTGTATGGTGGATACTGAGATAAAAGAAGAATTTAAAAAAGAGCTTAAAGAGTATCAGATATATCAGCAAAAGTACAATGAATATTCAAATAAAGTTAATACAATATCAGAACCTAAACGGCTTAAGGCAGAAGAAGAAGAAAAAAAGACCAATCCATATTTCACAAACCTTTTTGACACAAAATATGAAAAGGAAGCAAAATTAGAACTTCTAAAGCGGGGAATAGAGGAACCAATAAAACCATCAGGCTCAGGACGTTTTAATATTTCGTGGTCTGATCCGGAAAAATATAGCAAAGAAGAATGGGAAAAATGGAAACAATATACTTACATACAGCCTCAGCCATTCGAAAAGATTGATTTTAATGCGATAGCTAATAGTGATAATTTATGTAACGTTCAGAAAAACGGTTTATATGGAGTTGCCGACGCATCCTTACGATTGATCATACCTTGCCAATACAACGAAGAAGTTATAAGCACGACAGCAGATAACTATGTAATTACAAAGATACATGGGAAATACGGTCTCATAAGTAAAAGCGGGAATATACTGTTGAACAATGAATATTCATCAATAGACAAAGAAGGCGAATTCTTAAAAGTTACGAAAGATGGAAAATATGGTTTATGTGATGCATCTACCGGAAAAGAGATTTTACCTTGCCTGTTTCAAGATGTGACGTTTGCTTTAAAAGGAGAACAAAATTTTACTCATTTTGCACAGAGTTATGTGGAAAAATCCATCAATGAGTGGCAGAAAAAGGGTGAATTTGAAAAGACAGAACTCTGGCAACAACGAGTAAATGAGAACACGCGGAAGCAGAAAATTTTAGAACTTACAAAAAGTGCCCAGTCGGCCTATATAAGTCTTTATGCAAGTAAATTGGATGATGAGTTGATATTAGATAAATATGACCCGGATCATGAAACTTATTTGATCAAAAGTAAAATAGGAGGAAGAATGTTGGTGCCTGTACCCATGGCACAAGCCCCAACGTTTAAAGATAAATTTGCCAGTTGCACCAAAACTCCACGCTATTTTATTCAAAACGATCATATAGGTATTGCTCAATATGATTTTAAACTCTCGAATGCCGAAGTGTACAAATTCAGTAATCAGGCATCGCTCAACTACAGTGTAGCACAGGTAGAATATAACTTTGACCCTATTTCTATCACCACTTCAAACCTGAATAACGGACAATCTGAACAAAAGCAGACGATTTCTACTATCGAATTGAGTGCGGGCAAATCAGATGTGGATGTCAATATCCCTTTTTCTTCCTCCAAAAACGAGAAGACATTTGCCATCATCTTTTCGAATGAAAATTATCAGAATGAGCAAAAAGTAGATTTTGCGAACAACGATGGACGTGTATTCCGTGAATATTGCCTGAAAACATTGGGACTTCCAGCTGATAACGTTCATTTCCGACCTGATGCTACCTTTAATAATTTCCGTACAGAGTTGAACTGGATTAAACAGGTAAGCGAAGCCTATCATAATGATGCGAATATAATTATTTACTATGCCGGTCATGGAGTGCCAGACGAAGCTTCGAAAGAGGCTTATCTGTTGCCCGTAGATGGTGTAAGTTCCGATGTATCGACGGGGTACAGTCTCAACGAACTTTATAAATTCTTTGGACAAATACATGCTAAAAATGTCTATTGCTTTTTGGATGCTTGTTTTAGCGGAGCCAAACGGGACGGAGGAATGCTCGCGGCGAATCGGGGAGTGTCTATAAAACCGAAGACGGATATTCCGCAAGGTAATATGGTAGTATTTAGCGCTTCGACCAACCAGGAAACAGCTTATCCCTATAAGCAAAAAGGACACGGGCTGTTTACCTACTTCCTGCTTAAAAAGCTACAGGATACCAAAGGCGCAGTTACCCTTGGAGATTTAAGCAATTATGTTACCACCAACGTCAGCCAGCAATCTATCGTAATTAACCGAAAAAGTCAGACTCCAACCGTGATTCCATCAGTGACTGTGAGCGATGGATGGAAAGGGATGATGTTGAAATAA
- a CDS encoding leucine-rich repeat protein, translating into MKRITYVLIFFMLNMVVVNIWGQEVFIEGVKYDVHENEGVADCIGTDGSIETLIIPSSIIYNGKTFSITKIGYTGFKNMYHNLKSVVIPKGVTKIDKGAFSDCTSLTSVSIPEGVTVIGNSAFSGCSSITSIILPNSVTNIDNGAFSGCEKLSTISLGGVIVIDKYAFQNCTDLTTISIPNRVICIDEAAFFNSGLISVSLPASIRFVSKGAFGCCKNLTSVTIGDGIISIGDEAFQFCSNLTSINIPNSVTFFGKDFIGWTSSDKLESVVLPDNKPVGDLSFLQIPNIKEVRGHNTLLPDYVTPDLFSYQNQSKIAAIATSFSNYAFSRVTTKISEWQKKKEFETTAQWKIRVTEEARKQKISQIIEEVKKTFITERTPKKLQCTLDTYDADNSIYTVKSELLGAIYVKTSIDGAQTLKKEWNNITIIPQYGVVNDQLGLLNCTFKLANKITGKNLTYNSVKNFNGDKASDLAINLPPLEIDFSGSTGKMAEPTAPVVKDIDVDLSIPSTSTVNSKTFAVVIGNENYQRAAKVAYAVNDAKVFAGYCQKTLGLPASNVRLYKDATYGSMLAAVKDIQSIADAYHGEINVIFYYAGHGIPAENTKEAYLLPVDADGTQPEACYPLSLLYKKLEGLNAKSTLVFMDACFSGAQRGEGMLASARGVVLKPKFDAPQGNMVVFSATQGDETAYPYKEKGHGLFTYFLLKKLQDTKGAVTLGDLSNYVTTNVSQQSIVVNRKSQTPTVVPSANVGDGWKGVTLK; encoded by the coding sequence ATGAAACGGATAACTTATGTTTTAATTTTTTTTATGCTCAATATGGTCGTTGTTAATATTTGGGGACAAGAGGTCTTTATTGAAGGTGTGAAATATGATGTTCATGAAAATGAGGGTGTTGCCGATTGTATTGGTACAGATGGTAGTATTGAGACATTGATAATCCCATCGTCTATCATATATAATGGAAAGACATTTTCTATCACAAAAATAGGATATACCGGATTTAAAAATATGTATCACAATTTAAAAAGTGTTGTTATCCCTAAAGGTGTTACTAAAATTGATAAAGGTGCTTTCTCAGATTGTACTAGCCTTACTTCCGTGTCCATTCCTGAGGGTGTTACTGTCATTGGAAATTCTGCTTTTTCAGGTTGCTCAAGTATTACTTCCATAATATTGCCGAATAGTGTTACTAATATTGATAATGGAGCTTTTTCAGGCTGTGAAAAACTTTCCACTATTTCTCTCGGTGGTGTTATAGTTATTGATAAATATGCATTTCAAAACTGTACAGATCTGACGACCATTTCAATTCCTAATAGAGTTATCTGTATTGACGAAGCTGCCTTCTTTAATTCGGGGCTTATTTCTGTTTCTTTGCCCGCAAGTATAAGATTTGTTTCCAAAGGCGCTTTTGGTTGTTGTAAAAATCTCACCTCAGTGACAATAGGCGACGGGATAATAAGTATCGGAGATGAGGCTTTCCAATTTTGTAGCAATCTAACTTCGATTAATATACCTAACAGCGTGACATTTTTCGGTAAAGATTTTATTGGCTGGACGTCAAGCGATAAATTAGAAAGCGTAGTTCTTCCTGACAATAAGCCTGTTGGTGATTTAAGTTTTTTACAGATACCTAATATTAAAGAAGTAAGAGGACATAATACTTTATTACCCGACTATGTTACTCCAGACCTTTTCTCATATCAAAATCAGAGTAAAATTGCTGCAATAGCCACTTCTTTTAGCAACTACGCTTTTTCGCGGGTAACAACCAAGATTTCAGAATGGCAAAAGAAAAAAGAGTTTGAAACAACAGCTCAATGGAAAATACGTGTTACAGAGGAAGCCCGTAAGCAAAAAATTTCTCAGATTATTGAAGAGGTTAAAAAGACGTTTATTACCGAACGTACACCAAAGAAGTTACAATGTACATTAGACACTTATGATGCAGATAATAGTATATATACTGTCAAATCTGAGCTTTTGGGCGCTATATATGTAAAAACTTCTATTGATGGGGCACAAACTTTAAAAAAAGAATGGAATAATATAACAATTATACCTCAGTATGGAGTGGTAAATGATCAATTAGGTTTATTGAACTGTACTTTTAAGCTAGCGAACAAAATTACTGGTAAAAATTTGACCTATAATAGTGTTAAGAATTTTAATGGTGATAAGGCTTCCGACTTAGCCATCAATCTTCCACCTTTGGAGATTGATTTTTCTGGTAGCACCGGAAAGATGGCTGAACCGACAGCACCTGTCGTAAAAGATATAGATGTAGATTTGAGCATCCCTTCCACCTCTACTGTCAACTCCAAAACCTTTGCTGTGGTAATCGGCAACGAGAATTATCAACGAGCTGCTAAGGTAGCTTATGCCGTTAACGATGCCAAAGTATTTGCCGGTTATTGCCAAAAAACATTGGGTCTACCAGCATCCAATGTTCGTCTCTATAAGGATGCTACTTACGGTTCCATGCTGGCTGCGGTAAAAGACATTCAGTCTATAGCCGATGCTTATCACGGCGAAATCAATGTGATATTTTACTATGCCGGTCATGGTATTCCTGCCGAAAATACCAAAGAGGCCTACCTGCTTCCGGTGGATGCCGACGGTACACAACCCGAAGCCTGCTATCCTCTCAGTCTGCTTTATAAAAAGCTCGAAGGGCTGAATGCAAAATCTACATTGGTATTTATGGATGCCTGTTTCAGCGGAGCACAACGGGGCGAGGGTATGTTGGCTTCGGCACGTGGCGTGGTATTAAAACCGAAATTTGATGCGCCGCAGGGCAATATGGTGGTATTCAGTGCCACCCAAGGCGACGAAACGGCTTATCCCTACAAAGAAAAAGGACACGGGCTGTTTACCTACTTCCTGCTTAAAAAGCTACAGGATACCAAAGGCGCAGTTACCCTTGGAGATTTAAGCAATTATGTTACCACCAACGTCAGCCAACAATCTATTGTGGTAAACCGAAAAAGTCAGACACCGACTGTTGTGCCTTCGGCGAATGTAGGCGATGGTTGGAAAGGGGTGACGTTGAAGTAA